A single region of the Streptomyces sp. NBC_01262 genome encodes:
- a CDS encoding phosphotransferase family protein translates to MSGTDNPPGLDLGRLRDHLDRERPGLVRGELRAELIEGGRSNLTYAVTDGASRWVVRRPPLGHVLATAHDMTREHRVISALHDTPVPVPGTVLLCEDDAVIGAPFYVMEYVDGIPYRFADELAAIGPDRTRDVVLGLVDALVALHAVEPQRVGLADFGRPEGFLERQLRRWGKQLAASRSRELPGIDELHQALADALPQSGPAAIVHGDYRLDNALVGRDDDQVKAILDWEMSTLGDPLTDLGLLVMYSEREAPADSPVPTASAAPGHPTASEVIARYAAGSGRDVTGVGWYTAFAYFKLAVIAEGIHYRYTLGQTVGAGFDRIGGLVPGLVERGLSTLRTSQEG, encoded by the coding sequence ATGAGCGGGACGGACAATCCACCCGGGCTGGACCTCGGACGGCTGCGCGATCATCTCGACCGCGAACGCCCCGGCCTGGTCAGGGGGGAGCTGCGCGCCGAGCTGATCGAGGGCGGGCGGTCCAACCTGACCTATGCCGTCACCGATGGCGCCTCCCGGTGGGTCGTACGCCGCCCTCCGCTCGGCCACGTCCTGGCCACGGCCCATGACATGACCCGCGAGCACCGCGTCATCAGCGCCCTGCACGACACCCCGGTCCCGGTGCCCGGCACCGTGCTGCTGTGCGAGGACGACGCGGTCATCGGGGCGCCCTTCTACGTGATGGAGTACGTGGACGGGATTCCGTACCGCTTCGCCGACGAACTGGCCGCGATCGGGCCCGACCGGACCCGCGATGTCGTGCTCGGGCTGGTGGACGCGCTGGTCGCGCTGCACGCCGTGGAGCCGCAGCGGGTGGGGCTGGCCGACTTCGGGCGGCCCGAGGGCTTCCTGGAGCGGCAGTTGCGGCGCTGGGGCAAGCAGCTGGCCGCGTCGCGCAGCCGCGAGCTGCCGGGCATCGACGAGCTGCACCAGGCCCTGGCGGACGCGCTGCCGCAGTCCGGCCCGGCGGCCATCGTGCACGGCGACTACCGGCTGGACAACGCACTGGTCGGGCGGGACGACGACCAGGTCAAGGCCATCCTCGACTGGGAGATGTCCACCCTCGGCGATCCGCTCACCGACCTCGGGCTGCTCGTGATGTACAGCGAGCGCGAGGCTCCCGCCGACTCCCCCGTGCCCACCGCGAGCGCCGCCCCCGGGCACCCGACCGCGAGCGAGGTCATCGCGCGCTACGCGGCGGGTTCCGGCCGGGATGTGACCGGTGTCGGCTGGTACACCGCCTTCGCCTACTTCAAGCTCGCGGTCATCGCCGAGGGCATCCACTACCGCTACACCCTCGGGCAGACCGTCGGCGCCGGCTTCGACCGCATCGGCGGCCTCGTCCCCGGCCTCGTCGAGCGGGGCCTGAGCACCCTTCGCACCTCCCAGGAAGGCTGA
- a CDS encoding glucarate dehydratase family protein produces the protein MTALKNKDLTIAEVRLTPILISDAPLLNTQGVHQPYTPRLITEVVTRGGVTGIGETYGDTRYLDLARPLADALVGCQAGDLNALPGLAALVCGDPGPDGVSDSLDAGGLRGVQTADKLRLSVISGFEVACLDALGRSLGLPVHALLGGKVRDTVDYSAYLFYRWAGHPAPEAPKDDWGAALDPAGVVAQARRLAREHGFRSFKLKGGVFPPDEEIAAVRALAEAFPGQPLRLDPNGAWSVETSLYVAGQLGDVLEYLEDPTDSTARMAEVAARTDVPLATNMCVTTVPEIAEAFTTGAVQVVLSDHHYWGGLRATRELAAICRAFGVGLSMHSNTHLGISLAAMTQVAATVPNLDYACDSHYPWQTEDVITRPHRFHAGRLTVSDAPGLGVDLDREALRALHRRWLDDDGAMRDRDDAAAMRLAEPGWAAPRW, from the coding sequence GTGACAGCGCTCAAGAACAAAGACCTCACCATCGCCGAAGTGCGGCTCACCCCCATCCTGATCTCGGACGCGCCGCTGCTCAACACCCAGGGCGTCCACCAGCCCTACACACCCCGCCTGATCACCGAGGTCGTCACCCGCGGCGGCGTCACCGGCATCGGCGAGACCTACGGCGACACCCGCTACCTCGACCTCGCCCGGCCGCTCGCCGACGCCCTCGTCGGCTGTCAGGCCGGCGACCTCAACGCGCTCCCCGGCCTGGCCGCCCTCGTCTGCGGCGACCCCGGCCCCGACGGGGTGTCCGACTCCCTGGACGCGGGCGGCCTGCGCGGCGTCCAGACCGCCGACAAGCTGCGGCTTTCCGTCATCTCCGGCTTCGAGGTCGCCTGCCTGGACGCCCTCGGCAGGTCCCTCGGCCTGCCCGTGCACGCCCTGCTCGGCGGCAAGGTGCGCGACACCGTCGACTACAGCGCCTACCTCTTCTACCGCTGGGCCGGACACCCCGCCCCCGAAGCGCCCAAGGACGACTGGGGCGCGGCCCTCGACCCCGCCGGGGTGGTCGCCCAGGCCCGGCGGCTGGCCCGCGAGCACGGCTTCCGCTCCTTCAAGCTCAAGGGCGGCGTCTTCCCGCCCGACGAGGAGATCGCCGCCGTCCGGGCGCTGGCCGAGGCCTTCCCGGGGCAGCCGCTCCGCCTGGACCCCAACGGCGCCTGGTCCGTGGAGACCTCGCTCTACGTCGCCGGACAGCTCGGCGACGTACTCGAATACCTGGAGGACCCGACCGACTCCACCGCCCGCATGGCCGAGGTCGCCGCGCGGACCGATGTCCCGCTGGCCACCAACATGTGTGTGACGACCGTCCCCGAGATCGCCGAGGCCTTCACCACCGGCGCCGTCCAGGTCGTGCTGTCCGACCACCACTACTGGGGAGGGCTGCGCGCCACCCGCGAACTCGCCGCGATCTGCCGCGCGTTCGGCGTCGGCCTGTCGATGCACTCCAACACCCACCTGGGCATCAGCCTCGCCGCGATGACCCAGGTCGCCGCGACCGTCCCCAACCTCGACTACGCCTGCGACTCCCACTACCCCTGGCAGACCGAGGACGTCATCACCCGCCCCCACCGCTTCCACGCCGGACGCCTCACCGTCTCCGACGCCCCCGGCCTCGGCGTCGACCTCGACCGCGAGGCCCTGCGGGCGCTGCACCGGCGCTGGCTGGACGACGACGGCGCCATGCGCGACCGCGACGACGCCGCCGCGATGCGCCTGGCCGAACCGGGGTGGGCGGCCCCCAGGTGGTGA
- a CDS encoding MBL fold metallo-hydrolase — protein MPDNEPYLTELAPGVHAYVQPDGGWCLSNAGFVSDGASTLLVDTAATERRARRLRDALLTTGAPMPSYVVNTHHHGDHTYGNSLFAAGAEIIGHAACEKAQLATGHELHAIWPEVEYGEVPVTPPTLTYEDSMELEVGGTRVRLIHPGPAHSVGDTIVWLPERRIVFTGDLVFNGGAQFIAAGSLSGSLRALNLLRELDAEVVVPGHGEVCDPEVFDAVESYLHYVTVLAAEGRAAGRTPLETARAADPAEAGFAGLREPERLVANLHRAYAEMDGLPPGAPLDLAVVYGDLVAFNGGRYPVCHA, from the coding sequence GTGCCGGACAATGAGCCTTATCTGACCGAACTCGCCCCGGGTGTGCACGCGTACGTGCAGCCGGACGGCGGCTGGTGCCTGAGCAATGCCGGATTCGTCAGCGACGGCGCGAGCACGCTGCTGGTGGACACCGCCGCGACCGAGCGCCGCGCGCGCCGGCTGCGGGACGCGCTGCTCACGACGGGCGCGCCGATGCCGTCGTATGTGGTGAACACCCATCACCATGGCGATCACACCTACGGCAACAGCCTGTTCGCCGCGGGAGCGGAGATCATCGGCCATGCCGCGTGCGAGAAGGCCCAGTTGGCCACCGGCCACGAACTCCACGCCATCTGGCCCGAGGTGGAGTACGGGGAGGTGCCGGTGACGCCGCCGACGCTCACGTACGAGGACAGCATGGAACTGGAGGTCGGCGGCACGCGCGTGCGGCTGATCCACCCGGGACCGGCCCACTCGGTCGGGGACACCATCGTCTGGCTGCCGGAGCGGCGGATCGTCTTCACGGGGGACCTGGTCTTCAACGGCGGAGCGCAATTCATCGCGGCGGGCTCGCTGAGCGGTTCCCTGCGGGCGCTGAACCTGCTGCGGGAGCTGGACGCGGAGGTTGTGGTGCCGGGGCACGGCGAGGTGTGCGATCCGGAGGTGTTCGACGCCGTGGAGAGCTATCTGCACTACGTGACCGTGCTCGCGGCCGAGGGGCGCGCGGCCGGGCGTACGCCGCTGGAGACGGCGCGGGCCGCCGATCCGGCCGAGGCCGGGTTCGCCGGGCTGCGCGAGCCGGAGCGGCTGGTCGCGAATCTGCACCGGGCTTACGCGGAGATGGACGGGCTGCCGCCCGGCGCGCCGCTGGACCTGGCGGTGGTGTACGGGGACCTCGTCGCGTTCAACGGCGGCCGGTACCCGGTCTGCCACGCCTGA
- a CDS encoding AAA family ATPase, translating to MFLITGIPASGKSTVARELAGRLPRSAHVNGDVFRRMVVNGRTEMSPEGDAEALRQLRLRHEIAVATADAYATAGFVPVLQDVILGDELARTISMIRTRPLHVVVLAPSARAVAEREAARPKTAYGVWTPEELDRSLRQGTPRFGLWLDTTELTPAETVDEILRHAGSGAE from the coding sequence ATGTTTCTGATCACCGGAATCCCCGCTTCCGGAAAATCCACCGTGGCACGGGAGTTGGCGGGGCGGCTGCCGCGTTCCGCGCACGTGAACGGGGACGTGTTCCGGCGGATGGTGGTCAACGGGCGCACGGAGATGAGCCCTGAGGGCGACGCGGAGGCGTTAAGACAGTTGCGGCTCCGCCATGAGATCGCCGTGGCGACGGCGGACGCGTACGCCACGGCGGGCTTCGTGCCGGTGTTGCAGGACGTGATTCTGGGCGATGAGCTGGCGCGGACGATTTCGATGATCCGGACCCGGCCGCTGCATGTGGTCGTGCTGGCGCCGAGCGCCCGCGCCGTGGCGGAGCGGGAGGCGGCGCGGCCGAAGACGGCGTACGGGGTGTGGACGCCGGAGGAGCTGGACCGGTCGCTGCGGCAGGGGACGCCGAGGTTCGGGCTGTGGCTGGACACCACGGAGCTGACGCCGGCGGAGACGGTCGACGAGATACTGCGGCACGCGGGGTCGGGAGCGGAATGA
- a CDS encoding MarR family winged helix-turn-helix transcriptional regulator, with the protein MSASTAPTRADLLALLAVITTAQWQDFGAAAARHGLTAMQAKVLSQLDNGPLPMRAIAERLVCDASNITGIVDRLESHGFVHREVSPSDRRVKNVVTTDSGRDTIRRVRAEMRATHGALDALGEAERASLYDMLDRMRPIMESRGQH; encoded by the coding sequence ATGAGCGCCTCCACCGCCCCTACTCGGGCCGACCTCCTCGCGCTGCTCGCCGTCATCACCACCGCCCAGTGGCAGGACTTCGGCGCCGCCGCCGCCCGGCACGGCCTCACCGCCATGCAGGCCAAGGTCCTCTCCCAGCTCGACAACGGCCCCCTCCCCATGCGCGCCATCGCCGAACGCCTCGTCTGCGACGCGTCGAACATCACCGGCATCGTCGACCGCCTCGAATCGCACGGCTTCGTACACCGCGAGGTCAGCCCGTCCGACCGCCGGGTCAAGAACGTCGTCACGACCGATTCCGGCCGCGACACGATCCGCCGCGTCCGAGCGGAAATGCGGGCGACGCATGGCGCGCTCGATGCGCTGGGCGAGGCGGAGCGGGCTTCTCTTTACGACATGCTCGACCGGATGCGGCCGATCATGGAGTCGCGCGGCCAGCACTGA
- a CDS encoding MFS transporter has protein sequence MSTLDKPADHPRNETVIVFALSLAAMVVAMMQTLVVPILTLIQTSLGTTTANASWVTTATLLSAAVFTPLLGRFGDQHGKKPTLVAVLVVMVAGSVLAATTHSLLWLIVGRVLQGAATAIFPLALSVLREEIRPAKLPGAMALVSGTLAFGSGLALVAVGLLTAGDNPDYRSAFWMATILAVLALLAVVFLVPATRQKSGGRTDILGALSLAATLVLLLLPITQGHEWGWSSTRTVGSFAGAVVMAAVWVLVERRVREPLVDMSMFVHRPVLFANAAGLLVGFGSFTSFIGISYLVQMPSAITGYGFDASILRASVEYLLPSAMMSLLAAPAGGQLVRRHGPRVVLALASAFGVAGFAWIAADHSHTVSVIGAGMLIGVAISFGYAAMPAVIMASVPHHQSGIANGINSISRSTGSAIGTAVITTVLASKSVENVPAAYAGLPAESQFTLSFVIAGAALALVALVAWLGLRTPARTVAEPASAAEAVTKAESETESASVSA, from the coding sequence ATGAGCACCCTCGACAAGCCCGCCGACCACCCCAGGAACGAGACGGTCATCGTCTTCGCGCTGAGCCTGGCCGCCATGGTCGTCGCGATGATGCAGACCCTGGTCGTGCCGATCCTCACGCTGATCCAGACCAGCCTGGGCACCACCACGGCCAACGCCAGCTGGGTCACCACCGCGACCCTGCTGTCCGCCGCCGTCTTCACGCCGCTGCTCGGCCGCTTCGGCGACCAGCACGGGAAGAAGCCGACGCTGGTGGCCGTGCTGGTCGTGATGGTCGCGGGTTCCGTGCTGGCCGCCACCACCCACTCCCTGCTGTGGCTGATCGTCGGCCGGGTGCTGCAGGGCGCGGCGACCGCGATCTTCCCGCTGGCGCTGTCCGTGCTGCGCGAGGAGATCCGCCCGGCGAAGCTGCCCGGGGCGATGGCGCTGGTCAGCGGCACGCTGGCGTTCGGCAGCGGTCTGGCGCTGGTCGCCGTGGGTCTGCTGACGGCGGGGGACAACCCGGACTACCGCAGTGCGTTCTGGATGGCCACGATCCTGGCCGTGCTGGCCCTTCTCGCGGTCGTGTTCCTGGTCCCGGCGACCCGCCAGAAGAGCGGCGGCCGCACCGATATCCTCGGCGCGCTGAGCCTGGCCGCGACGCTGGTGCTGCTGCTCCTGCCGATCACGCAGGGCCATGAGTGGGGCTGGTCCTCCACCCGTACGGTCGGTTCCTTCGCCGGGGCGGTCGTCATGGCGGCGGTGTGGGTGCTGGTCGAGCGCAGGGTGCGCGAGCCGCTGGTCGACATGAGCATGTTCGTGCACCGGCCGGTGCTCTTCGCGAACGCCGCCGGGCTGCTGGTCGGCTTCGGCTCGTTCACCTCCTTCATCGGCATCTCGTACCTCGTCCAGATGCCGTCCGCGATCACGGGCTACGGCTTCGACGCGTCGATCCTGCGCGCTTCCGTGGAGTACCTGCTGCCCAGCGCCATGATGTCGCTGCTCGCCGCCCCCGCCGGCGGTCAGCTGGTCCGCCGCCACGGCCCGCGCGTCGTGCTGGCGCTCGCCTCGGCGTTCGGTGTGGCCGGCTTCGCGTGGATCGCCGCCGATCATTCGCACACGGTGTCGGTGATCGGCGCGGGGATGCTCATCGGCGTGGCGATCAGCTTCGGCTACGCGGCCATGCCGGCCGTGATCATGGCGAGCGTGCCGCACCACCAGAGCGGCATCGCCAACGGCATCAACTCCATCTCCCGCTCCACCGGCAGCGCGATCGGCACGGCGGTCATCACCACGGTCCTGGCCTCCAAGAGCGTGGAGAACGTGCCTGCGGCGTACGCGGGGCTGCCCGCCGAGTCGCAGTTCACGCTGAGCTTCGTCATCGCGGGCGCGGCGCTCGCGCTCGTGGCGCTGGTCGCCTGGCTCGGCCTGCGGACTCCCGCCCGTACGGTGGCGGAACCGGCTTCGGCGGCCGAGGCTGTTACGAAGGCCGAGTCCGAGACCGAGTCCGCGTCCGTCAGCGCTTAA
- a CDS encoding NADP-dependent oxidoreductase has translation MKAVSYRTYGGPEVLEYGDLPEPKVGPDAVLIKVKAAAVNPVDWKAQLGYLDGLLESVFPVIPGWDVSGVVVRPGVDAVEYQEGDEVIAYVREDFLSRGTFAEYVAAPVRTMARKPANLTFEQAAGLPLAGLTAYQALVKAIRLGEGETVLVHAAAGGVGSLAVQIAVHLGARVIGTASERNHGYLRSLGAEPVTYGEGLADRVRALAPDGVDAVLDLVGGDALTVSPDLLATGGRLVSIADGAVLGLGGRYFWVRPDAADLAALSELAERGVVEVEVAATFPLEKAADAQRLNAEGHTRGKVIVTVD, from the coding sequence ATGAAGGCAGTCAGCTACCGCACATACGGCGGACCCGAGGTCCTGGAGTACGGGGACCTGCCCGAGCCCAAGGTCGGCCCGGACGCAGTCCTGATCAAGGTCAAGGCAGCGGCGGTCAACCCCGTGGACTGGAAGGCCCAGCTCGGTTACCTCGACGGGCTGCTGGAATCCGTCTTCCCCGTCATCCCGGGCTGGGACGTCTCCGGCGTGGTCGTACGCCCCGGGGTGGACGCCGTGGAGTACCAGGAGGGCGACGAGGTCATCGCGTACGTCCGCGAGGACTTCCTGTCCCGGGGCACCTTCGCCGAGTACGTGGCCGCCCCCGTCCGCACGATGGCGCGCAAGCCCGCCAACCTCACGTTCGAGCAGGCCGCCGGACTGCCCCTCGCGGGGCTGACCGCCTATCAGGCCCTGGTCAAGGCAATCCGCCTCGGCGAGGGCGAGACCGTGCTCGTGCACGCCGCCGCCGGCGGGGTCGGTTCGCTGGCCGTCCAGATCGCCGTGCACCTGGGTGCCCGCGTCATCGGCACCGCGAGCGAGCGCAACCACGGCTACCTGCGCTCGCTGGGCGCCGAGCCCGTGACGTACGGCGAAGGCCTCGCCGACCGGGTCCGCGCCCTCGCCCCCGACGGGGTGGACGCCGTTCTGGACCTCGTGGGCGGCGACGCCCTCACCGTCTCGCCCGACCTGCTCGCCACCGGCGGCCGCCTGGTCTCGATCGCCGACGGGGCCGTACTGGGCCTGGGCGGCCGCTACTTCTGGGTCCGCCCGGACGCGGCCGACCTCGCCGCGCTGAGCGAACTCGCCGAGCGCGGCGTAGTAGAGGTGGAGGTGGCGGCGACCTTCCCGCTGGAGAAGGCGGCCGACGCGCAGCGGCTCAACGCCGAGGGCCACACCCGGGGCAAGGTCATCGTCACGGTTGACTGA
- a CDS encoding HoxN/HupN/NixA family nickel/cobalt transporter, protein MAGFVLLLHVVGFGILTLLVVPGHYRTATGAFGFGTGLTAYTLGLRHAFDADHIAAIDNTTRKLMEDGKRPLSVGFWFSLGHSSVVFGLTFLLALGIKSVGTGLSDDDSRLHQVGGLIGTAVSGAFLLLIAAINAVILVGLSKVFRDMRRGNYDEAQLEQHLNNRGFMNRLLGRATRAIRKPWQMYPLGFLFGLGFDTVTEISLLVLAAGSVASGLPWYAILCLPVLFAAGMSLLDTIDGSFMNFAYGWAFSKPVRKVYYNLTITGLSIAVAFIIGGIELLSILADKLSLTGAFWDSVSSVDLNAVGFWIVGLFVATWAVALAVWKFARIEEKWDAGLRGARALGE, encoded by the coding sequence ATGGCCGGCTTCGTCCTGCTCCTGCACGTCGTCGGCTTCGGCATCCTCACCCTCCTCGTCGTGCCCGGCCACTACCGCACCGCGACCGGCGCCTTCGGCTTCGGCACCGGCCTGACCGCCTACACCCTCGGTCTGCGCCACGCCTTCGACGCCGACCACATCGCCGCCATCGACAACACCACCCGCAAGCTCATGGAGGACGGCAAGCGCCCGCTCTCCGTGGGCTTCTGGTTCTCCCTCGGCCACTCGTCGGTGGTCTTCGGGCTCACCTTCCTCCTGGCGCTGGGCATCAAGTCCGTCGGCACCGGCCTGTCCGACGACGACTCCCGCCTCCACCAGGTCGGCGGCCTCATCGGCACCGCCGTCTCCGGGGCCTTCCTGCTGCTGATCGCCGCCATCAACGCCGTGATCCTCGTCGGCCTCAGCAAGGTCTTCCGCGACATGCGCCGCGGCAACTACGACGAGGCCCAGCTCGAACAGCACCTCAACAACCGCGGCTTCATGAACCGCCTCCTCGGCCGCGCCACCCGCGCCATCCGCAAGCCCTGGCAGATGTACCCCCTCGGCTTCCTGTTCGGCCTCGGCTTCGACACCGTCACCGAGATCAGCCTCCTGGTGCTGGCCGCCGGCTCCGTCGCCTCCGGCCTGCCCTGGTACGCGATCCTCTGCCTGCCCGTCCTCTTCGCCGCCGGCATGTCGCTGCTCGACACGATCGACGGTTCCTTCATGAACTTCGCCTACGGCTGGGCCTTTTCCAAGCCGGTGCGCAAGGTCTACTACAACCTCACCATCACCGGCCTCTCGATCGCCGTCGCCTTCATCATCGGCGGCATCGAACTGCTCTCGATCCTCGCCGACAAGCTCTCCCTCACCGGCGCCTTCTGGGACTCCGTCTCCTCCGTCGACCTCAACGCCGTCGGCTTCTGGATCGTCGGACTCTTCGTCGCGACCTGGGCCGTCGCCCTCGCCGTCTGGAAGTTCGCCCGCATCGAGGAGAAGTGGGACGCCGGCCTGCGCGGCGCGCGGGCCCTAGGCGAGTAG
- a CDS encoding DUF202 domain-containing protein, whose amino-acid sequence MTSPSPPPSPARDPGLQPERTRLAWRRTTLACTVAAVLAGRAAIHRGLSPGGLVALALCALAWLGFLLVTQARIAGLGTGRPSPLAGRTAVAAAACVVAFAVCGAALLA is encoded by the coding sequence ATGACCTCCCCCTCGCCCCCGCCCTCCCCCGCCCGCGATCCCGGGCTCCAGCCCGAACGCACCCGCCTCGCCTGGCGGCGTACGACACTCGCGTGCACGGTGGCGGCGGTGCTGGCCGGACGCGCCGCCATCCACCGTGGGCTCTCCCCCGGCGGTCTGGTGGCCCTCGCCCTGTGCGCCCTGGCGTGGCTGGGCTTCCTGCTGGTCACGCAGGCACGGATCGCCGGCCTCGGGACCGGGCGGCCCTCGCCCCTGGCCGGTCGTACGGCTGTCGCGGCGGCGGCGTGCGTGGTCGCTTTCGCGGTGTGCGGGGCGGCGCTACTCGCCTAG
- a CDS encoding YidH family protein: MIDIAGRLRLWLAPEDVHAEGRTPDYRFSLANERTFLAWLRTALALVGGGFAVDQFLPHLHRPVRVTLAVLLLVGGALCAFRAVDHWVRCERAMRRGEDLPVSRFPTLLALLVAVIALVMVLAATLGWAG, from the coding sequence GTGATCGACATCGCCGGCAGGCTGCGGCTCTGGCTCGCGCCCGAGGATGTGCACGCCGAGGGCAGGACCCCCGACTACCGCTTCTCCCTCGCCAACGAGCGCACCTTCCTCGCCTGGCTGCGCACCGCCCTCGCCCTGGTCGGCGGCGGCTTCGCCGTCGACCAGTTCCTGCCCCACCTCCACCGGCCGGTCCGGGTCACGCTGGCCGTACTGCTCCTAGTCGGCGGCGCGCTGTGCGCCTTCCGGGCCGTCGACCACTGGGTGCGCTGCGAGCGCGCCATGCGGCGCGGCGAGGATCTGCCGGTGTCCCGTTTCCCGACGCTGCTCGCGCTGCTCGTCGCGGTCATCGCCCTTGTCATGGTCCTCGCCGCCACCCTCGGCTGGGCCGGCTGA
- a CDS encoding NUDIX hydrolase has translation MNEDEVLDIVDEHDRVIGQSPRGEAYARGLRHRCVFIHVRDGAGRVFVHRRTADKLVFPSLYDMFVGGVVGAGESYDVAALREAEEELGVSGLPQPVPLFSFLYEGRGEGAGSWWSRVYEVRCELPVSPQVEEVAWHDFLPQEELDRVVPLWEWVPDGLEAYHRLRSSDRAREL, from the coding sequence ATGAACGAGGACGAGGTGCTGGACATCGTCGACGAGCACGACCGGGTCATCGGGCAGTCGCCGCGCGGCGAGGCGTACGCCCGGGGGCTGCGGCACCGGTGCGTCTTCATCCACGTACGGGACGGGGCCGGGCGGGTCTTCGTCCACCGGCGCACGGCGGACAAGCTGGTCTTCCCCTCCCTGTACGACATGTTCGTCGGCGGTGTCGTCGGCGCGGGCGAGTCCTACGACGTCGCCGCGCTGCGCGAGGCCGAGGAGGAGCTCGGCGTCTCCGGGCTTCCGCAGCCGGTGCCGCTCTTCAGCTTCCTGTACGAGGGCCGGGGCGAGGGGGCCGGGTCGTGGTGGTCGCGGGTCTACGAGGTCCGCTGCGAACTGCCCGTGTCCCCGCAGGTGGAGGAGGTCGCCTGGCACGACTTCCTGCCCCAGGAGGAGCTGGACCGGGTCGTGCCGCTGTGGGAGTGGGTCCCGGACGGCCTGGAGGCCTACCACCGCCTCCGGTCGTCGGACAGGGCCCGGGAGCTGTGA
- a CDS encoding DUF3533 domain-containing protein: MSHAKPEVPPHGFGAELRDAITFRGFALMLGALLIQLAFVVSYLGAFHSPTPHRISVAVVAPEPARAQIIAKLNALSGDPVRATPAADEATARRQILDRTVYSAFLYNAAGATDTLLVASAGGPSVSQTASQIALTLETAQGRKVAVTDIRPPAKGDGRGMTSFYLVLGWVIGGYLTATILGMAAGARPANRHRTFIRLGVLALYAVVSGIAGAAIAGPVFDALSGHFWPLAGIGALVVFASAAVSVALQTLFGPLGTGLCVILFVVLGNPSSGGVYPAALLPRFWSAIGQALPPGAGTTLVRNTVYFTGHATVHAWWVLGAYAVGGTVVSLATVLWTGRRRDRAAVTP, translated from the coding sequence ATGAGTCACGCCAAGCCTGAGGTGCCCCCGCACGGCTTCGGGGCCGAGTTGCGCGACGCGATCACCTTCCGCGGGTTCGCGCTGATGCTGGGCGCCTTGCTGATCCAGCTGGCGTTCGTCGTCTCCTACCTGGGCGCCTTCCACTCCCCCACCCCGCACCGGATCTCGGTGGCCGTGGTCGCCCCCGAGCCGGCCCGCGCCCAGATCATCGCCAAGCTCAACGCCCTGTCCGGCGACCCGGTCCGGGCCACCCCGGCCGCCGACGAGGCCACGGCCCGGCGGCAGATCCTGGACCGTACGGTGTACTCGGCCTTCCTCTACAACGCCGCCGGTGCGACGGACACCCTGCTGGTGGCCTCGGCGGGCGGCCCGTCGGTCTCCCAGACCGCCTCCCAGATCGCCCTCACGCTGGAGACGGCCCAGGGCCGCAAAGTCGCCGTCACCGACATCCGGCCTCCCGCCAAGGGCGACGGGCGCGGCATGACCTCGTTCTACCTGGTCCTGGGCTGGGTCATCGGCGGCTATCTCACCGCCACCATCCTCGGCATGGCCGCCGGCGCCCGCCCCGCCAACCGGCACCGCACCTTCATCCGGCTCGGCGTCCTCGCCCTGTACGCCGTCGTCTCCGGCATCGCCGGCGCCGCCATCGCCGGCCCGGTCTTCGACGCCCTGTCCGGCCACTTCTGGCCGCTGGCAGGCATCGGCGCCCTGGTCGTCTTCGCCTCGGCCGCCGTATCCGTCGCCCTGCAGACCCTCTTCGGTCCCCTCGGCACCGGCCTGTGCGTCATCCTCTTCGTCGTCCTGGGCAACCCCAGCTCCGGCGGCGTCTACCCGGCCGCCCTCCTCCCCCGCTTCTGGAGCGCCATCGGCCAGGCCCTCCCCCCTGGCGCGGGCACCACCCTGGTCCGCAACACCGTCTACTTCACCGGCCACGCCACCGTCCACGCCTGGTGGGTCCTCGGCGCCTACGCCGTCGGCGGCACCGTCGTCAGCCTGGCGACGGTGCTGTGGACCGGGCGGCGCCGGGACCGTGCGGCCGTCACGCCCTGA